A genomic region of Nymphaea colorata isolate Beijing-Zhang1983 chromosome 2, ASM883128v2, whole genome shotgun sequence contains the following coding sequences:
- the LOC116248440 gene encoding zinc finger protein GAI-ASSOCIATED FACTOR 1 isoform X2: MSNLTSASGEASVSSGNKTNQYQSTNPAPAKKKRNLPGNPDPDAEVVALSPKTLLATNRFVCEICNKGFQRDQNLQLHRRGHNLPWKLRQRTSKEVKKKVYICPEPSCVHHDPSRALGDLTGIKKHFCRKHGEKKWKCEKCSKKYAVQSDWKAHSKTCGTREYRCDCGTLFSRRDSFITHRAFCDALAEESARVTAVSMNSLLPNQATTASSMGHGPTAMPGLTGPSPPTLQSTQFPLDLQSSGLTLKREEDFSTRPMEVPLWLAAGPPSTLNQLEASSPLLSTRLSHDYSSSQLTQEPRGSCSAAAHMSATALLQKAAQMGATVSKPSSMLRAASHIPIGGLPPTRSGFGLGLSSWLDAAGSSAATSAVSSTSAAAAAAAEASSLQEMMSSLTGGPGFGSYEEALGGYLSSRREEQGGNEGLTRDFLGVGGPSGVSGLRGLSQRDMFTMAAASGMGGAGQCVNPPLGVSAAATNSNSSFKNDAASTAHFSSPRQY; this comes from the exons ATGTCGAATTTAACTTCAGCTTCTGGTGAGGCCAGTGTTTCGTCGGGCAATAAAACCAACCAGTATCAGTCAACAAATCCAGCTCcagcaaagaagaagagaaacctCCCAGGAAATCCAG ATCCAGATGCAGAAGTAGTAGCTCTGTCGCCCAAGACTCTGCTGGCCACAAACAGATTCGTATGTGAGATTTGCAACAAGGGGTTTCAAAGAGACCAAAACCTTCAGCTCCACAGAAGAGGTCACAACCTTCCATGGAAGCTCAGACAAAGGACAAGCAAAGAGGTAAAGAAGAAGGTCTACATATGCCCAGAGCCTTCATGTGTCCACCATGATCCATCAAGAGCACTTGGGGACCTCACCGGCATCAAGAAGCACTTCTGCAGGAAGCATGGCGAGAAGAAGTGGAAATGTGAAAAGTGCTCAAAGAAATACGCGGTTCAGTCAGACTGGAAGGCTCACTCCAAAACTTGTGGCACCAGGGAGTACCGATGTGACTGTGGCACTCTCTTCTCAAG GAGGGACAGCTTCATCACTCACAGAGCCTTCTGTGATGCCTTAGCAGAAGAAAGTGCAAGGGTGACAGCAGTGTCAATGAACTCCCTCCTACCAAACCAAGCAACTACCGCCTCATCAATGGGGCATGGACCTACCGCCATGCCCGGCCTAACAGGACCATCCCCGCCCACACTGCAGTCGACCCAATTTCCACTTGACCTTCAATCATCAGGACTAACCCTAAAAAGAGAAGAGGACTTCAGCACGAGGCCCATGGAGGTTCCGCTGTGGCTGGCGGCAGGACCGCCATCAACCCTGAACCAATTGGAGGCGTCTTCTCCACTGTTGTCTACGCGCCTGAGCCATGACTATTCGAGCTCCCAGCTCACACAAGAACCAAGAGGCTCCTGTAGCGCTGCTGCTCACATGTCAGCGACGGCACTGTTGCAGAAAGCAGCTCAGATGGGTGCAACTGTGAGCAAACCTTCGTCCATGCTGAGAGCCGCTTCTCATATCCCCATCGGTGGACTACCACCTACGAGATCCGGCTTCGGGTTGGGCCTCTCTTCGTGGCTAGACGCAGCTGGTTCTTCAGCTGCCACGTCTGCTGTTAGCTCcacttctgctgctgctgccgccgccgcAGAAGCTTCAAGCTTGCAAGAGATGATGAGTTCCTTGACAGGAGGGCCTGGTTTTGGCTCTTATGAAGAGGCACTTGGTGGGTACTTGAGTTCAAGAAGGGAGGAACAAGGAGGAAACGAAGGCTTGACGAGGGACTTCTTGGGTGTtgggggtccttctggagtttCCGGTCTTAGGGGTCTCTCTCAGCGAGACATGTTCACCATGGCTGCTGCCTCTGGTATGGGCGGTGCCGGTCAGTGTGTGAATCCGCCGTTAGGTGTGAGCGCAGCTGCCACCAACAGTAATTCTAGCTTTAAAAATGACGCCGCTTCCACTGCCCACTTCTCTAGTCCAAGACAATATTG
- the LOC116248258 gene encoding 30S ribosomal protein S20, chloroplastic, whose protein sequence is MALQLLPSCVVIPSKPKPLGGICLMRFPSSSLSCQSLSFAANLQGSPFNRGTLCSRGITIAPRRIAVVCAAGSGKKPDSAAKRARQAEKRRIYNKARKSEMKTRMKKVFDALDELYKKTDAQFEEILPVEKLMAEAYSTIDKAVKVGTLHRNTGANRKSRLARRKKAVEIHHGWYTPAAA, encoded by the exons ATGGCTCTGCAGCTACTTCCATCATGCGTTGTAATACCATCTAAGCCCAAACCACTTGGTGGCATCTGCTTGATGCGTTTCCCAAGCAGTTCCCTCTCTTGCCAGTCCCTCAGTTTTGCCGCTAACCTTCAGGGAAGCCCATTCAATCGAG GCACGTTGTGTTCGCGAGGAATCACTATAGCCCCTCGGAGAATTGCTGTGGTTTGTGCAGCTGGTTCTGGAAAGAAACCCGATTCAGCAGCAAAGAGAGCTCGCCAGGCCGAGAAGAGGCGCATTTACAATAAAGCAAGGAAATCCGAAATGAAAACCAGGATGAAGAAG GTGTTTGATGCACTTGATGAACTCTATAAGAAGACTGATGCACAGTTTGAAGAAATCCTTCCTGTTGAGAAACTGATGGCTGAAGCATATTCAACAATTGATAAGGCTGTGAAGGTTGGTACTCTCCACAGGAACACTGGAGCTAACAGGAAATCTCGgctggcaaggaggaagaaggctGTTGAGATCCATCACGGATGGTATACCCCGGCAGCAGCTTGA
- the LOC116248440 gene encoding zinc finger protein GAI-ASSOCIATED FACTOR 1 isoform X1 has translation MSNLTSASGEASVSSGNKTNQYQSTNPAPAKKKRNLPGNPDPDAEVVALSPKTLLATNRFVCEICNKGFQRDQNLQLHRRGHNLPWKLRQRTSKEVKKKVYICPEPSCVHHDPSRALGDLTGIKKHFCRKHGEKKWKCEKCSKKYAVQSDWKAHSKTCGTREYRCDCGTLFSRRDSFITHRAFCDALAEESARVTAVSMNSLLPNQATTASSMGHGPTAMPGLTGPSPPTLQSTQFPLDLQSSGLTLKREEDFSTRPMEVPLWLAAGPPSTLNQLEASSPLLSTRLSHDYSSSQLTQEPRGSCSAAAHMSATALLQKAAQMGATVSKPSSMLRAASHIPIGGLPPTRSGFGLGLSSWLDAAGSSAATSAVSSTSAAAAAAAEASSLQEMMSSLTGGPGFGSYEEALGGYLSSRREEQGGNEGLTRDFLGVGGPSGVSGLRGLSQRDMFTMAAASGMGGAGQCVNPPLGVSAAATNSNSSFKNDAASTAHFSSPRQYW, from the exons ATGTCGAATTTAACTTCAGCTTCTGGTGAGGCCAGTGTTTCGTCGGGCAATAAAACCAACCAGTATCAGTCAACAAATCCAGCTCcagcaaagaagaagagaaacctCCCAGGAAATCCAG ATCCAGATGCAGAAGTAGTAGCTCTGTCGCCCAAGACTCTGCTGGCCACAAACAGATTCGTATGTGAGATTTGCAACAAGGGGTTTCAAAGAGACCAAAACCTTCAGCTCCACAGAAGAGGTCACAACCTTCCATGGAAGCTCAGACAAAGGACAAGCAAAGAGGTAAAGAAGAAGGTCTACATATGCCCAGAGCCTTCATGTGTCCACCATGATCCATCAAGAGCACTTGGGGACCTCACCGGCATCAAGAAGCACTTCTGCAGGAAGCATGGCGAGAAGAAGTGGAAATGTGAAAAGTGCTCAAAGAAATACGCGGTTCAGTCAGACTGGAAGGCTCACTCCAAAACTTGTGGCACCAGGGAGTACCGATGTGACTGTGGCACTCTCTTCTCAAG GAGGGACAGCTTCATCACTCACAGAGCCTTCTGTGATGCCTTAGCAGAAGAAAGTGCAAGGGTGACAGCAGTGTCAATGAACTCCCTCCTACCAAACCAAGCAACTACCGCCTCATCAATGGGGCATGGACCTACCGCCATGCCCGGCCTAACAGGACCATCCCCGCCCACACTGCAGTCGACCCAATTTCCACTTGACCTTCAATCATCAGGACTAACCCTAAAAAGAGAAGAGGACTTCAGCACGAGGCCCATGGAGGTTCCGCTGTGGCTGGCGGCAGGACCGCCATCAACCCTGAACCAATTGGAGGCGTCTTCTCCACTGTTGTCTACGCGCCTGAGCCATGACTATTCGAGCTCCCAGCTCACACAAGAACCAAGAGGCTCCTGTAGCGCTGCTGCTCACATGTCAGCGACGGCACTGTTGCAGAAAGCAGCTCAGATGGGTGCAACTGTGAGCAAACCTTCGTCCATGCTGAGAGCCGCTTCTCATATCCCCATCGGTGGACTACCACCTACGAGATCCGGCTTCGGGTTGGGCCTCTCTTCGTGGCTAGACGCAGCTGGTTCTTCAGCTGCCACGTCTGCTGTTAGCTCcacttctgctgctgctgccgccgccgcAGAAGCTTCAAGCTTGCAAGAGATGATGAGTTCCTTGACAGGAGGGCCTGGTTTTGGCTCTTATGAAGAGGCACTTGGTGGGTACTTGAGTTCAAGAAGGGAGGAACAAGGAGGAAACGAAGGCTTGACGAGGGACTTCTTGGGTGTtgggggtccttctggagtttCCGGTCTTAGGGGTCTCTCTCAGCGAGACATGTTCACCATGGCTGCTGCCTCTGGTATGGGCGGTGCCGGTCAGTGTGTGAATCCGCCGTTAGGTGTGAGCGCAGCTGCCACCAACAGTAATTCTAGCTTTAAAAATGACGCCGCTTCCACTGCCCACTTCTCTAGTCCAAGACAATATTGGTAA